Proteins from a single region of Chloroflexota bacterium:
- a CDS encoding FAD-binding protein: MKTDELIKIAGDIKIIDNAAEREMYSYDIGDVPLIMTKTFFKTLPDFVVQPKNVDEIEKVLAFANDLKIPVVPRGAASWGFGGVIPTNAGIVIDLSPFRKIVAINTAQKTVTVEAGARWSDIDIMAKKEGLCLMTYPSSKFSTVGGWISTGGYGINSFKYGHLSKQIVSMTVVTGTGEVKQLSPSDRDFTYFVSTEGEFGIVVEVTLKLRDVPQGSYPHLLYFPSDKEAFAFIGRFVRDLSAAQLNPNVIRFLDENQLADTNEIMRAGIFKKSAAVMVEFGSAEDEEHFVKSMARNGSIEEAPRYVASYLWNERLFGMKIKRLGPTILASEIIIPITSAAAFIEKAKKIGGHFGVEICIDSYIIDAHKALIMSTFLCDSRTKKYYINLPLVSILTKAAVALGAEPYGLGLWNAAFIHNLYSSAKLRDLKDYKARVDPNNILNPGKFFSVGSKGISALIFHPAVFGPSMQLMVLMAPVIGKVATTLLGDDKKIDSLDFELSTHACAKCGNCIAVCPAYLVTQNEAATAKGKIALAKKLLAGQAVTREEAANAFMCMHCKACEEICQTNLELMMLWDALEKRLEGQFGRPEAQIAEFLKKVDASKEYWDMVEQNS, encoded by the coding sequence ATGAAGACAGATGAGCTCATAAAGATCGCGGGCGATATAAAAATCATCGACAATGCGGCAGAAAGAGAGATGTACAGTTATGACATCGGTGATGTACCGCTGATCATGACCAAAACGTTTTTTAAGACGTTACCCGATTTCGTCGTCCAGCCTAAAAATGTAGATGAGATAGAAAAGGTCCTGGCGTTTGCCAACGATCTGAAAATCCCCGTGGTGCCGAGAGGCGCCGCCTCGTGGGGCTTCGGCGGCGTCATCCCGACCAACGCGGGAATCGTTATCGACCTGTCCCCCTTCCGGAAGATCGTGGCGATCAACACTGCCCAAAAGACCGTTACCGTAGAAGCGGGCGCCCGTTGGAGCGATATCGACATCATGGCCAAGAAAGAGGGCTTGTGTCTGATGACATACCCCTCAAGCAAGTTTTCCACGGTGGGCGGCTGGATCTCGACCGGAGGATATGGCATCAACAGCTTCAAGTACGGCCACTTGTCGAAACAGATCGTGTCCATGACGGTCGTCACGGGCACCGGCGAGGTCAAGCAGCTATCCCCATCGGACCGTGATTTCACCTACTTCGTCTCCACCGAGGGAGAGTTCGGCATCGTGGTTGAGGTAACCCTAAAGTTGCGGGATGTTCCTCAGGGTTCATACCCCCATCTCCTGTATTTTCCGAGCGACAAGGAGGCCTTTGCCTTCATCGGCCGGTTCGTAAGAGATCTGAGCGCCGCGCAGCTCAACCCCAATGTCATCCGGTTTTTGGATGAAAATCAACTGGCCGATACCAACGAGATCATGCGGGCCGGCATATTCAAGAAGAGCGCCGCCGTTATGGTGGAGTTCGGCAGCGCCGAGGATGAAGAGCATTTCGTAAAATCCATGGCTCGAAACGGCAGCATTGAAGAAGCGCCCCGCTACGTTGCGAGCTACCTCTGGAACGAGCGCCTGTTCGGCATGAAGATCAAGCGCCTGGGGCCGACCATCCTGGCCAGTGAAATCATCATCCCGATTACGTCGGCCGCCGCCTTTATCGAAAAGGCCAAGAAGATAGGCGGCCATTTCGGGGTGGAGATCTGTATCGACTCCTACATCATCGATGCCCATAAGGCGCTCATCATGTCCACCTTCCTGTGCGATTCCAGGACCAAGAAATATTATATCAACCTGCCCCTGGTTTCCATACTCACCAAGGCCGCGGTGGCGCTGGGTGCGGAACCATACGGGCTTGGCCTCTGGAATGCCGCCTTTATCCATAACCTGTACAGCAGTGCCAAACTGCGCGACCTGAAGGACTACAAGGCCCGGGTGGACCCCAACAATATCCTGAACCCGGGCAAATTCTTCAGCGTCGGTTCAAAGGGGATCTCCGCCCTGATCTTCCATCCAGCCGTTTTCGGTCCTTCCATGCAGCTCATGGTGCTGATGGCGCCTGTGATCGGGAAAGTCGCCACAACCCTTCTGGGAGACGATAAGAAGATTGACAGCCTGGATTTCGAGCTCAGCACCCATGCGTGCGCCAAATGTGGAAACTGCATAGCGGTATGCCCGGCCTATCTTGTCACCCAAAATGAAGCTGCAACGGCCAAAGGGAAGATCGCCCTGGCCAAGAAACTTCTTGCCGGCCAGGCCGTGACGCGGGAGGAAGCCGCCAATGCCTTCATGTGTATGCACTGCAAGGCCTGCGAGGAGATATGCCAGACCAACCTCGAGCTGATGATGCTCTGGGACGCCCTGGAAAAAAGGCTTGAAGGTCAATTCGGCCGGCCGGAGGCTCAGATCGCGGAATTTCTGAAAAAGGTCGATGCCAGCAAGGAGTACTGGGATATGGTGGAGCAGAACAGCTGA
- the pdxT gene encoding pyridoxal 5'-phosphate synthase glutaminase subunit PdxT: MKIGVLALQGAFIEHIQVLQQLDVEASPVRLPEELDGLNGLIIPGGESTTMSRLMLDLYLMQPIKNLAEAGFPIMGTCAGMILLAKTVPGFPLRTLGLMDITVRRNAFGSQIDSFETDLEIPVLGKQPFHAVFIRAPIIEKANSTVEILGKLSNGTTVAARQGKLIAAAFHPELTADLRFHKYFLDVVGLH, translated from the coding sequence ATGAAAATTGGAGTCCTGGCTTTACAGGGAGCCTTTATAGAACATATTCAGGTTCTTCAGCAGTTGGATGTGGAGGCTTCTCCGGTGCGCCTGCCCGAGGAGTTGGATGGCCTTAATGGCCTCATTATCCCTGGGGGCGAGAGTACTACTATGAGCCGGCTAATGCTGGACCTCTACTTGATGCAGCCGATCAAGAATCTGGCCGAAGCGGGGTTCCCGATAATGGGAACTTGTGCTGGCATGATCCTTTTGGCGAAGACGGTGCCTGGCTTTCCCCTCCGGACCCTGGGGCTGATGGATATCACAGTGAGACGCAATGCCTTTGGGAGCCAGATCGATAGCTTTGAGACCGATTTAGAGATACCGGTTCTAGGCAAACAGCCTTTTCATGCAGTCTTCATCCGTGCCCCGATCATTGAAAAGGCAAACTCGACGGTGGAAATATTGGGCAAACTATCCAACGGTACCACCGTAGCTGCCAGACAAGGTAAGTTGATAGCCGCTGCCTTTCATCCTGAACTGACGGCTGACCTGAGATTCCACAAATATTTCCTCGATGTCGTTGGTTTACACTGA
- the hisF gene encoding imidazole glycerol phosphate synthase subunit HisF: MKIVKVIPCLDMKDGRVVKGIKFVNLRDARDPVEAAAAYCREGADELAFLDIAATVEGRPTKLEWVKKVRKAATVPFTVGGGIRDIADMRKLFDLGVDKVSINTAAVKNPDLIKEASRTFGKEKLVVAIDGKKNPPGSKLPRLEVVIRGGMEGTGLDIVEWAKKVEKLGAGEILLTSKDADGTKEGYDLEMTKAVAEAVSIPVTASGGAGKLEHLYEAVVTGKASAVLCASVFHFGEITIPQAKKYLAEKGIPVRI; encoded by the coding sequence GTGAAGATAGTAAAGGTAATACCATGCCTGGATATGAAGGATGGCAGGGTAGTCAAAGGGATCAAGTTTGTTAATCTGAGGGATGCCCGTGACCCTGTGGAGGCTGCCGCAGCGTACTGCCGCGAGGGTGCTGATGAGCTGGCCTTCCTTGACATTGCGGCCACTGTTGAAGGCAGGCCCACCAAGCTCGAATGGGTGAAGAAGGTCCGCAAGGCAGCTACCGTCCCCTTCACTGTAGGCGGCGGGATCAGAGACATAGCCGACATGAGGAAGCTCTTCGATCTCGGCGTAGATAAGGTCTCCATCAACACTGCGGCTGTCAAGAATCCAGACCTTATAAAGGAGGCCTCCCGCACCTTCGGCAAGGAAAAGCTGGTGGTTGCCATCGATGGCAAGAAGAACCCGCCGGGGAGCAAACTCCCCAGGCTCGAAGTGGTGATAAGGGGTGGAATGGAGGGAACCGGCCTCGACATTGTGGAATGGGCCAAGAAGGTGGAGAAGCTGGGAGCAGGAGAGATACTGCTGACCAGCAAGGATGCCGACGGGACGAAGGAGGGCTACGACCTGGAGATGACCAAGGCCGTAGCTGAAGCGGTAAGCATACCCGTCACTGCTTCGGGTGGGGCTGGCAAGCTGGAGCACCTCTATGAAGCTGTGGTGACAGGCAAGGCCTCTGCCGTACTGTGTGCCTCCGTTTTCCACTTTGGAGAGATCACCATCCCCCAGGCGAAGAAATATCTGGCCGAGAAGGGGATACCGGTAAGAATCTGA
- the nuoE gene encoding NADH-quinone oxidoreductase subunit NuoE — translation MGVDFKKVDTIVDEYGCNRDSLISILQDIQSEYRYLPEDVLRQVARRLDLPLIQVYGVATFFKSFSLKPRGEHLVHVCLGTACHVRGAPAVLDEVKRQLGVEAGETTKDMQFTLETVNCLGACALGPIVVVDSNYQGQVRPGKVKGVLKQYRKGTEGK, via the coding sequence ATGGGAGTCGATTTCAAGAAGGTAGATACTATAGTCGATGAATATGGCTGCAACCGCGACAGCCTCATTTCCATACTTCAGGACATACAGTCTGAATATCGCTATCTGCCTGAAGATGTGCTGAGGCAGGTGGCCAGGCGGCTGGATCTGCCGCTGATTCAAGTTTATGGCGTAGCCACCTTCTTCAAGTCATTCAGCCTGAAGCCTCGCGGCGAGCATTTGGTCCACGTTTGCCTGGGCACTGCCTGCCATGTGCGAGGTGCTCCTGCCGTCCTGGATGAAGTAAAGAGGCAACTTGGCGTCGAAGCCGGAGAGACGACGAAAGACATGCAGTTTACGCTGGAGACGGTGAACTGTCTCGGGGCTTGCGCCCTAGGCCCTATCGTGGTTGTTGATAGCAACTACCAGGGGCAGGTGCGGCCGGGGAAGGTGAAGGGTGTCCTCAAGCAATACAGGAAAGGCACTGAAGGGAAGTAG
- a CDS encoding 4Fe-4S binding protein, which translates to MKKLGSAVELEQLRKKIASQRDPKRTCIVTSVGTCGLARGAAGVAQAISAELKKDGLNGSVDLRTTGCHGFCEIEPVVVIYPKRIVYQHVTPADVPEIISETVSKGKIITRLLYTNPATGRKIVREQTIPFYGKQYRLLTDSIRFIDPHNIEDYIALGGYSALCKVLFDMHPEEVLDEISRSGLRGRGGAGFPTFRKWESARNAPSYDGIRYVICNADEGDPGAYMDRSLLEGNPHSVIEGMIIGAYTMGSHHGYVYVRNEYPLAVENLRIALDQARQYGLLGRNILGSNFDFDIKISRGGGAFICGESTALMASLEGRIGEPRPKHIHTALKGLYGRPTNLNNVETWANVPLIINRGAKWYTTIGTEGSKGTKIFSLVGKINNTGLVEVPMGITLREMVYDIGGGIRGGKKFKAVQTGGPSGGCIPESLIDLPIDFDRLAESGSMMGSGGMIVMDEGTCMVDMARYFVKFLTEESCGKCVPCREGLDRMLDILTDITEGRGKKEDIELLEELGDVIKEASLCGLGGTAPNPVLSTIRYFRDEYEAHITDRRCPAGVCKALITFTVDAVNCTGCRVCARECPQGAISGEKKEIHFIDQGKCIKCGLCRDLCKFDAVLVS; encoded by the coding sequence ATGAAGAAACTAGGGTCAGCAGTAGAACTGGAGCAGTTGCGCAAGAAGATCGCCAGCCAGCGCGATCCGAAACGCACTTGTATTGTTACCAGTGTGGGAACGTGCGGACTGGCCCGCGGTGCGGCTGGTGTAGCACAAGCCATCAGCGCGGAATTGAAAAAGGACGGTCTGAATGGCTCCGTGGATCTGCGGACAACGGGCTGCCATGGCTTCTGTGAGATAGAGCCAGTGGTAGTGATATACCCCAAGAGAATTGTCTATCAACACGTCACGCCTGCTGATGTGCCCGAGATAATCTCGGAGACGGTCTCCAAAGGCAAGATTATCACAAGGCTCCTCTACACCAACCCTGCCACAGGACGAAAGATAGTCCGCGAGCAGACCATACCTTTCTATGGCAAGCAGTACCGTCTTCTCACCGATAGCATTCGCTTCATAGATCCCCACAATATAGAGGATTACATCGCCTTGGGTGGTTACTCGGCACTATGCAAGGTGCTATTCGACATGCACCCTGAAGAAGTGCTCGATGAAATCAGTAGATCCGGGCTGCGTGGCCGCGGCGGTGCCGGGTTCCCAACATTCAGGAAGTGGGAGTCCGCCCGCAATGCCCCTTCATACGACGGCATCCGTTATGTCATCTGTAATGCTGATGAAGGCGACCCGGGCGCCTACATGGACAGGAGCCTCCTTGAAGGGAATCCCCACAGCGTCATTGAAGGAATGATCATTGGCGCGTACACGATGGGCTCGCATCACGGGTATGTCTACGTCAGAAACGAGTACCCCTTAGCAGTGGAGAACCTGCGCATAGCATTGGACCAGGCAAGGCAATACGGTCTGCTAGGGAGGAACATCCTCGGCTCCAATTTCGACTTTGACATCAAGATCTCCAGAGGTGGCGGCGCATTCATCTGCGGCGAGTCCACTGCCCTTATGGCCTCACTGGAGGGCAGGATAGGCGAACCGCGTCCCAAGCATATTCACACAGCCCTCAAGGGGCTCTATGGCCGGCCTACCAACCTGAACAACGTGGAGACCTGGGCCAACGTGCCTCTCATCATCAACCGCGGCGCCAAATGGTACACGACGATTGGTACCGAGGGCAGCAAGGGAACCAAGATCTTCTCTCTGGTGGGCAAGATCAACAATACGGGACTGGTTGAGGTACCAATGGGAATCACCTTGAGAGAGATGGTCTATGACATTGGCGGTGGCATCCGTGGCGGGAAGAAATTCAAGGCAGTGCAAACGGGCGGCCCATCAGGCGGCTGTATCCCTGAGAGCCTGATTGACCTACCTATTGACTTCGACAGGCTAGCTGAATCCGGATCAATGATGGGCTCCGGTGGCATGATCGTCATGGATGAGGGAACCTGCATGGTTGACATGGCCAGGTACTTCGTCAAATTCTTGACAGAGGAATCCTGCGGCAAGTGTGTGCCCTGCCGTGAGGGACTGGACAGGATGCTGGATATCCTCACCGACATTACTGAGGGGCGGGGGAAGAAAGAAGATATCGAACTCTTGGAAGAACTGGGCGATGTCATCAAGGAGGCTTCGCTCTGCGGACTGGGTGGGACTGCTCCCAACCCCGTTCTCTCCACCATCAGGTATTTCAGAGACGAATACGAAGCTCATATCACAGACAGGCGTTGCCCCGCAGGCGTATGCAAGGCGCTCATCACCTTCACGGTCGATGCAGTGAACTGCACCGGCTGCAGGGTCTGTGCCAGAGAATGCCCGCAGGGTGCCATATCAGGCGAGAAGAAGGAAATACATTTCATCGATCAAGGTAAGTGCATCAAATGCGGGCTTTGTCGTGACCTCTGCAAGTTCGATGCAGTTCTAGTCTCATGA
- a CDS encoding 2Fe-2S iron-sulfur cluster-binding protein translates to MIELTIDGTKVRVEKGTSVLEAAKEMGITIPTLCYYPGLSSYGECRVCLVEVVKGKNRSSLEASCAMPVEQGLVIRTNSEKAKKARKLVVELLIASCPTSKTLQDMASNMGINRIRFKIKDRGCILCGRCVRYCKEQMRSGGIGFVGRGTSRRVATAFGVTPAECRNCGGCEWICPVCERACTANNLINGLCGGCQNLAPVETCAICTGCSESVGAHGHTVY, encoded by the coding sequence ATGATTGAATTGACGATTGACGGAACCAAGGTAAGGGTGGAGAAAGGAACCAGCGTCCTTGAAGCAGCCAAAGAGATGGGCATCACCATCCCGACTCTTTGCTACTATCCCGGCCTCAGTTCCTATGGTGAGTGTCGTGTCTGCCTGGTGGAGGTAGTCAAAGGGAAGAATCGCTCATCGCTGGAGGCATCATGCGCAATGCCGGTAGAGCAGGGGTTGGTCATCCGGACCAATTCGGAGAAGGCGAAGAAGGCACGTAAGCTGGTTGTGGAACTCCTGATTGCCTCATGTCCCACCTCAAAGACGCTGCAGGATATGGCCTCCAACATGGGCATCAACAGGATCCGTTTCAAGATAAAGGATAGGGGGTGCATCCTCTGCGGGCGCTGCGTGCGCTACTGTAAAGAACAGATGCGGTCGGGCGGTATCGGATTCGTGGGCCGCGGAACGTCACGCAGGGTAGCCACAGCCTTTGGAGTCACCCCAGCGGAGTGCCGCAATTGCGGCGGATGCGAATGGATCTGTCCGGTTTGCGAGCGGGCCTGCACAGCCAATAACCTGATCAACGGCCTCTGCGGGGGTTGCCAGAACCTGGCACCCGTTGAGACCTGCGCCATATGCACAGGGTGCTCCGAGAGCGTAGGGGCGCATGGACACACGGTCTACTAG
- a CDS encoding FMN-binding glutamate synthase family protein: MTLTRYNATASTLTKNRTGGDWCPISGMCVTCVDGCIGMCEIGKSAYRGHEVLYPQPFGIITTASQKAYPIDLSHFNIMGTAVGAYGMEADSDKAIFPNVSLESWLGRDRGIKLRLPFIIPGLGSTNVAGQNWDGLAIGSAMSGIPLTIGENVCAMDVDSKITKGRIVSSPDMERRVKLYKEWQSNGYGGIIVQANVEDFRLGVLEYAIEKLGATGVELKWGQGAKDIGGEVKLKSLEKAQLLSKRGYIVLPDPLDPFVVEEFKKGVFTEFERHSRVGMVTKEGFMKQVKQLRDAGAKYISLKTGAYRPADLARAVKFSSIAKIDYLTVDGAGGGTGMSPWRMMNEWGVPGVELWSLLHEYCDRLAKKGQYVPPVVLAGGFVLEDQIFKGLALGAPYVNAIGMARGPLAAAMVGKTIGEAIKSQELPVYFERFGGTRESIFVTAESLKREYGKAYEKMPTSAIGLYTYLERLAQGLRQLMAGNRKFGVEHISRDDIAALTPEATRVSGIPLVTDIDAKEVDKILA, from the coding sequence ATGACACTGACAAGGTATAACGCAACGGCTTCCACACTGACCAAGAACAGGACGGGTGGCGACTGGTGCCCCATCAGCGGCATGTGCGTCACCTGCGTTGATGGCTGCATCGGCATGTGCGAGATAGGCAAGAGCGCCTACCGTGGTCACGAGGTGCTCTACCCACAGCCATTCGGCATCATCACGACCGCGTCGCAGAAGGCCTATCCTATAGACCTGTCACATTTCAATATAATGGGGACAGCCGTGGGAGCCTATGGCATGGAAGCAGACTCCGATAAGGCTATCTTCCCGAACGTCAGCCTGGAATCGTGGTTGGGTCGTGATAGAGGAATCAAGCTGCGCCTGCCCTTTATTATCCCTGGCCTGGGTTCTACCAATGTCGCCGGGCAGAACTGGGATGGCTTAGCCATCGGCTCAGCTATGTCAGGTATACCGCTGACCATCGGCGAGAATGTCTGCGCCATGGACGTGGACTCCAAGATAACCAAGGGGAGAATCGTGTCTTCCCCCGATATGGAGAGGCGGGTCAAGCTCTACAAGGAGTGGCAGAGCAATGGCTACGGCGGCATCATCGTGCAGGCAAACGTTGAAGACTTCCGCCTGGGCGTGCTGGAATATGCTATTGAGAAGCTGGGCGCTACCGGCGTGGAACTGAAGTGGGGACAGGGTGCGAAGGACATCGGCGGCGAAGTCAAGCTCAAGAGCCTTGAAAAGGCACAGCTACTGAGTAAGCGCGGCTACATTGTGCTCCCCGACCCGTTGGATCCCTTCGTAGTAGAGGAGTTTAAGAAGGGGGTCTTCACCGAGTTTGAGAGACACTCCCGCGTTGGCATGGTTACCAAAGAGGGTTTCATGAAACAAGTGAAGCAACTGCGCGATGCCGGTGCTAAATACATCTCTCTAAAGACAGGTGCCTACCGGCCGGCAGATCTGGCCCGCGCGGTCAAATTCTCCTCTATAGCCAAGATTGATTACCTTACTGTTGACGGAGCTGGCGGCGGCACCGGTATGAGCCCTTGGCGCATGATGAACGAATGGGGCGTCCCCGGCGTCGAGCTGTGGTCACTGCTGCACGAGTACTGTGATCGCCTGGCTAAGAAGGGTCAGTATGTACCCCCTGTGGTACTGGCAGGCGGCTTTGTTCTGGAAGACCAGATATTCAAGGGCCTGGCACTGGGTGCTCCTTATGTGAACGCCATCGGCATGGCCAGAGGGCCGCTGGCTGCGGCTATGGTTGGCAAGACCATCGGCGAGGCCATTAAGAGCCAGGAACTCCCAGTCTACTTCGAGCGATTTGGTGGTACCAGGGAATCCATCTTCGTCACTGCCGAATCACTGAAGCGGGAATATGGCAAGGCCTATGAGAAGATGCCAACCTCGGCTATCGGCCTCTATACCTACCTGGAGCGACTGGCTCAGGGGTTGCGCCAGTTGATGGCTGGCAACCGGAAGTTCGGTGTCGAGCACATAAGCCGCGATGACATCGCAGCGCTGACACCAGAGGCAACCAGAGTGAGCGGCATTCCTCTCGTTACCGACATCGATGCCAAAGAGGTAGACAAGATACTGGCGTAG